GGCTCGATCAGCAGGCGGATGTTGGCGGCGCTCAGGGCGGCGGCAGCAAAACGCAGGTTTTCCACGAAAGTGCGGCGCACCACGGCAGCGTCCACTCCGGCAGGAACCTTGCCGGCCAGGCAGTTGAGCTGGGGCACACCCAGGGCGTGGGCATAGGTCACCGCCTTGGCCACGCCGGCGCGGAACTCGTCCACGCGCTTGGGGTCGCAGGCAATGCCGCGCTCGCCCGCGTCCCAGTCACCTGCTGGCAGGTTGTGCAGAACAATCTTCAGGCCGGTGGCGTCCAGGCGCTCCTTGATCTCTTCCACGGTGTGAGCGTAGGGGAAGAGAAACTCCACGGCTTCAAAGCCTGCGTTTGCGGCACGCTCAAAACGCTCGAGGAAAGGCACCTCGGTGAACAACATGCTCAGGTTGGCTGCAAAACGGGGCATGATAAAAGTCTCCGGT
This region of Comamonas thiooxydans genomic DNA includes:
- the hyi gene encoding hydroxypyruvate isomerase, whose product is MPRFAANLSMLFTEVPFLERFERAANAGFEAVEFLFPYAHTVEEIKERLDATGLKIVLHNLPAGDWDAGERGIACDPKRVDEFRAGVAKAVTYAHALGVPQLNCLAGKVPAGVDAAVVRRTFVENLRFAAAALSAANIRLLIEPINPFDIPGFYLNRTDDALSILDEVGAPNAFVQYDIYHAQRVEGELAATMQKQLGRIGHIQLADNPGRNEPGTGEINYPFLFAHLDRIGYDGWIGCEYKPANGTEAGLGWLQKIGGWNKVAVAA